A portion of the Cryptomeria japonica chromosome 5, Sugi_1.0, whole genome shotgun sequence genome contains these proteins:
- the LOC131876023 gene encoding GPI-anchored hemophore cfmA-like, which yields MGIKESSTGSISNIDSVASAGTVGAIDVATGSDTVGAANGTCSDQGAHPSTRFSDQSATGLGAGATGTGVTTTATDYVATSRAGYNSRAPVVSTRSGRSHTRIESIGVTGPAQRDPSSGDPGVGTSAARLSASRDSHT from the exons atggggatcaaggaatctagtACGGGGAGTATcagtaatattgactcagttgcttctgctggaactgttggtgcTATAGATGTTGCTACGGGTTCTGACACAGTTggtgctgctaatg gTACCTGTTCAGATCAGGGTGCCCACCCATCGACAAGATTCTCAGATCAGAGTGCTACAGGTCTCGGTGCAGGAGCTACAGGTACAGGTGTTACCACTACAGCAACAGATTATGTAGCTACAAGTAGAGCAGGATACAACAGTAGAGCACCAG TGGTGTCTACTCGATCTGGTCGTAGCCATACGAGAATAGAGAGCATAGGTGTTACGGGGCCTGCCCAACGTGATCCATCTAGTGGAGATCCGGGAGTTGGTACATCTGCTGCTAGACTGTctgcctcaagagatagtcatacctga